The Streptomyces rubrogriseus genomic sequence GCCCAGGGTGTAGGCCATCTCCTGGCGGACGGCGAGGGTGTCGGCGTGGTCGGCGCCCAGCGTCCTGATCCGGGCCTGGGCGACACCCTTGTAGGCGCGCAGCGCGTCGGCGGCCCGGCCGGTGCGCCCCAGTGCGAAGGCGGCCTCGTAGCGGCTGGCGAGCGTGTCGGGGTGGTCGGGGCCGAGCAGGCGCTCGCGTTCGGCCGCGACCGCGCGGTGCGCCCGGCCCGCCTCCTCCCAACGGCCGAGGCGGCCCAGGCTCAGTGCCGCGTTGTGGCGCTCGGCGAGCCCGGCGGCGGCCTCGGACGCCTAGCTCGGGCCACTCGTCCGGGGCGGGGGCGACGCTTCGGCCGCCGTCGGTCCCGTCGCCGGCGGGCCGCGGGATCCACTCGCCGGACAGGCCCGCCCCGGGGTCCGGGGTGTGGCGCGCGGGCCGGTGCCGGTCGCCTTGTGACCGGTGGTCATGCCGTGGGTCCAGGACGGCAGCCCGGCGCGGCGGCCGAGCTGCCGCGGCGTCCGCGGCCGGGCCGCCGCGAGGTCGGCACCCGCGCCGGTGCGGTGCGCCCGGCGGTGATCCGGCGGCCCAGCTCGCCGGCGTCGTCCGGGCGCTGCTCGGGCCGCTTGGCCAGCAGGTCCAGGATGATCCGCTCCAGGTACCGGGGCAGCTCGGCGCGGTGGGTGCGGGGCGGTTCGGGCTCGGTGTCGCGGTGGCCGACGAGGATCGCCCAGGCGTCGTCGAGGTCGAACGGCGGGACGCCGGTGGCGATCTCGTAGAGCACACAGCCCAGGGAGTACAGGTCGCTGCGCCGGTCGACCTCGTCCCCGCCGATCTGTTCCGGCGACATGTAGTGCGGGGTGCCCATGGCGATGCCGGTGCCGGTGAGCCGGGCGGTGAAGCCCGCGTCGGCACCCAGCCGGGCGATGCCGAAGTCGCAGATCTTCACGGTGCCATCGGCGGTCCGCACGATGTTGGCGGGCTTGAGGTCGCGGTGCACGATGCCCTGCTCGTGGGTGTAGGCGAGCGCGGAGGCGACCTGTTCGGCGATGTCGACGACGTCCGCGACGGGCAGCGGATGGCCCTTGTTGTCCGTCAGGAGCCGGCTCAGGTCACTGCCCTCCAGCAACTCCATGACCAGGAAGAGCATGCCGTCCCACTCGCCGAAGTCGTGGACGACGGTCACCCCGCGGTGCTGGAGCGCGGCGGCCACCCGGGCCTCGCGCCGGAATCTCTCCCGCAGGACGCGGGTGAAGGAGTGGTCGTGCTGCGTGCCCAGTGGTTTGAGGCACTTGACGGCTATGCGGCGGCCCAGTGACTCGTCCCGCGCCCGCCACACCTCGCCCATGCCGCCGCGCCCGATTCTCTCGAGCAGCCGGTACCGGCCCTGGATCAGCGTGCTGTCCCCCATGACTTCGCCCGCCCCCGTGGTTCAGTCCGCCGCGCCCTCCCCTGGCCGGTCCAGTATGGCCGCTTGTCGTCCGATTTTGTATGGCGCCGGGCGCACACCCGGGCCGAGCCGTGCCATGGCGCGCAGGATGTGTTTGGGCGGCAGCTGCCAGCGCAGACGTGCGGGGACGAGGCGCAGCAGGGTGCCCGTGGAGCGCAGCCGGCGGGTGACGGTGGCGGGCGGCGGCGCGGATCTGCCGTAGAGCTCGTGCGCGTACGGCGGTAGGGAGTCGTACGCAAGACGGGCGACCCGCCGCCACAGCAGCTCGCGGGCCGGGACCAGGAGGGGGTGCGTGGGCGGGCGGAGCAGGAAGTCGTCCACCTCGTGCGCGTCCGCTCCCGCGGCCAGTTCGGGCCGTACCCGCGCGAAGTAGGCGGCCAGCTCGGCCCGGTTCGCGGGTACGGAGGCGGGGTCGAGGCCGACCAGACGGGCGCTGTGCCGGTGTTCGGCGAGGTAGCGGTCGGCGTGGGCGTCGGTGAGCGGGAACCCGGAGCGGCGCAGGACGTGCAGGTAGGAGCCGATCTCGGCGCAGTGCACCCACAGCAGCAGGGCGGGTTCGTCGACGCCGTAGCGCTCGCCCGTGTCGGGGTCGGTGGCGCCGAGCATGCTGTGGATCTTCCTGACCCGGGCCCCGGCCCGCTCGGCCGCCTCGGTGGTGCCGTACGTCGTGGTGCCGACGAAGCCCGCGGTGCGCATCAGCCGGCCCCACGCGTCGCGCCGGAAGTCGCTGTTCTGCATCACGCCGCGCACCGCGCGCGGGTGCAGGGCCTGGAGGTAGAGGGCGCGGACGCCGGCCACCCACATCATCGGGTCGCCGTGCGCCTGCCAGGTCACGGAACCCGGGCCGAACAGTCCCGGGTCGCCGTCCGTCCGTGTCGCCGCCATACGGGCAGGCTAACGCGGCGCCGGACCCGTTCCCAGGGCCTCAGCGCAGGGTGGCCAGGAACTCTCCGCAGGCGCGGGCGCAGTCGCGGCAGGCCTGGGCGCTGTCCTCGGCGCCCGGGTGGTCGTCGAACACGTGCGCGCTCTCCAGGCACACCTGGCGGCACCACTCCAGCTGGGCGCGGATGGCGGCCTCGTCCACCTGGTTCTGCTCGGACAGCACCCGGCAGGTCGCGTCGCACACCTCCGCGCACATGATGCCCCGGCGCCGCACGAGTTCCTGGTTCTCGGTCCCGTCCGGGTCCACGAGGCTCGCCCGCAGGGCGCAGGCCCGGGCGCACTCGGTGCACGCCTGTGCGCAGGCGAAGCGGTCCTCGAGGAAGCGGAACAGTTCCTGCTGGGAAGTCGTCGTCGATGTCACACCGAGCGGGTTGCCGCCGGCCGCGGCGCCAAACGGCCGGACCCGGTGTTTCCAAGGGTTCCGGGCCGTTTCCGATCGGAAAGGCCGGCTCTTCGAGGGCGCGGGCGTCGCGGTGGCCGGTGAGCAGGTTCGTCACGCGGGCCGCGGGTACCCGCGCTCCATGACCAACGCATGGATGGACCTGGCCGCGGGCGGCTCCGGCGCGCTCGCCGTCTGGCTGATCGTCGCGGCCGTCGTGGTGGTGGCCGTACTGATCGGCGCGTTCGCCTTCGGCAGCCGGCAAAAGCGCCGGGAGCCGCCGCCGCCTCGTCCCGAGGAGCAGCCCCGTATGCCCGACGACGGTCCCGTCCACGAGGAGCGGGAGCGCCGGGAGCCCGACGAGATGCCCCGGAGCGACGAACGCACGCTGCCGCACGAGATGGGGCACCAGGGCAGCCGTACCGCCTCCGACCAGGAGCGCCCGCGCTGGGACGAGGGCAGCAGCGGGTCCTTCGGCAGCGGCGGCCCGGGCGGACGCTGATCCGGCAAGCCGAAGAGTGACGGTACGTGGCCGCTGCGTAGTTTCCGGCACGGGCGGTGGGGAACCCATGCGCCGTGCTGTTGCAGAGGAGAAGGGCCCGCGCCGGTGCGCGGGCCCGCCACGCGGCCGAACACACCGTCAACTGGGCCGACGGACGGCTCCCCGTCTCCGAGGGCGGGGGGCTGCTGCGCAAGGCCTTTCCCGAGCACTGGTCGTTCCTGCTGGGCGAGATCGCCCTGTACAGCTTCGTCGTGCTGCTGCTGACCGGGGTCTGGCTGACCCT encodes the following:
- a CDS encoding oxygenase MpaB family protein; translated protein: MAATRTDGDPGLFGPGSVTWQAHGDPMMWVAGVRALYLQALHPRAVRGVMQNSDFRRDAWGRLMRTAGFVGTTTYGTTEAAERAGARVRKIHSMLGATDPDTGERYGVDEPALLLWVHCAEIGSYLHVLRRSGFPLTDAHADRYLAEHRHSARLVGLDPASVPANRAELAAYFARVRPELAAGADAHEVDDFLLRPPTHPLLVPARELLWRRVARLAYDSLPPYAHELYGRSAPPPATVTRRLRSTGTLLRLVPARLRWQLPPKHILRAMARLGPGVRPAPYKIGRQAAILDRPGEGAAD
- a CDS encoding four-helix bundle copper-binding protein, translated to MTSTTTSQQELFRFLEDRFACAQACTECARACALRASLVDPDGTENQELVRRRGIMCAEVCDATCRVLSEQNQVDEAAIRAQLEWCRQVCLESAHVFDDHPGAEDSAQACRDCARACGEFLATLR
- a CDS encoding DUF6479 family protein; protein product: MTNAWMDLAAGGSGALAVWLIVAAVVVVAVLIGAFAFGSRQKRREPPPPRPEEQPRMPDDGPVHEERERREPDEMPRSDERTLPHEMGHQGSRTASDQERPRWDEGSSGSFGSGGPGGR